The genomic window TTGGAAGATTTTTATTTGCACAGGTGCCAGAGCTAGAGTTATTTTTTGTACCTATTGCTCCTTTGATAATACTTTACGAAAAATTTCCTATTATCTCATTAGTCGTATTCTTTGCCTTATTTTTATTAGTAGTGAGAAATGAATCCATTGCTCATTTCATTCGTTTCAATACAATGCAGGCAATTCTTATCGATATTGTTTTGTTTTTATGTAGCTTTGGGTTAAAAATTTTCGGAAATAGTTTTGCAGCAGAAATCCTTAGCAACACGGTATTTATCGGTTTAGTTGCGGCGGTTGGTTATTCAGTCATTCAGTCGGCTTTGGGTCGTTACGCAGAAGTTCCAGTAATTTCCGAAGCAGTTTATATGCAGGTACGCTAAATAATAGCTGGGAGGAGTTTGGAAACTACAGTATTTTCTAAGCGCCCAATACCTTCAATTTCTACGCGAATGCGATCGCCTATTTGCAATGCTCCCACTCCCGCAGGCGTACCCGTAAGCACTACATCTCCTGGTAACAAGGTCATGATTTGACTAATATAAGCAACCAAAAAGTCTGGGGAAAATACCATCCGCTCAATGGAAGTAGATTGTACAGGTTCTGGATTGTCGTTGAGAAAGGTTTGTAACGTCGCGGCGGCGTTTAACTCGCGGACAATCCAAGGGCCTAAAGGACAAAAAGTATCAAAACCTTTGGCTCTTGTCCACTGTTTGTCTTGTTGTTGCAAATCCCGCGCTGTTACGTCATTAGCAA from Synechocystis sp. PCC 7509 includes these protein-coding regions:
- a CDS encoding Tic20 family protein — encoded protein: MSLRGSTTIKERIFACLPYLLPLIEGIIFGRFLFAQVPELELFFVPIAPLIILYEKFPIISLVVFFALFLLVVRNESIAHFIRFNTMQAILIDIVLFLCSFGLKIFGNSFAAEILSNTVFIGLVAAVGYSVIQSALGRYAEVPVISEAVYMQVR